In candidate division Zixibacteria bacterium HGW-Zixibacteria-1, the following are encoded in one genomic region:
- the secG gene encoding preprotein translocase subunit SecG codes for MVVFHTLVCILLMIVVLMQSAKGEGLAGAFGGGGTGLTGAVFGGRGAASFLSKATTILAVVFIINCGVLAFMSSHRSGRGAGAATGGSVVTEEAQRELERQSAQQQALPVDNQGGTQPADQNTGDGELPAVPAQNETGQ; via the coding sequence ATGGTTGTGTTTCATACACTGGTCTGTATTCTGCTGATGATTGTCGTGCTGATGCAGTCGGCCAAAGGTGAAGGATTGGCCGGCGCCTTCGGCGGCGGCGGCACCGGTTTGACCGGCGCGGTTTTCGGCGGACGCGGCGCGGCCTCATTTCTTTCGAAGGCGACGACGATTCTGGCGGTTGTCTTTATAATTAACTGCGGTGTCCTGGCCTTCATGTCGAGTCATCGCAGCGGGCGCGGCGCTGGAGCTGCCACAGGTGGCTCAGTCGTGACCGAGGAGGCGCAGAGGGAACTGGAGCGTCAGTCGGCCCAGCAACAGGCGCTGCCGGTTGATAACCAGGGCGGCACCCAACCTGCCGACCAGAATACCGGTGATGGCGAACTGCCGGCAGTTCCCGCACAGAACGAGACCGGTCAATAA
- a CDS encoding triose-phosphate isomerase, with product MRLTIIAGNWKMNKTNAEAAELVRGLVKSLGGGEHPRVVICPPYTALSETAQLLKGSRIYLGAQNMYFKETGAFTGEIGPLMLLTIGVKYIILGHSERREYFSETDAIVNEKVKLAVKSGLGPIVCIGEKLEEREKGKTEEVIGRQVDGSLDGLTAGDMKQVVIAYEPVWAIGTGKTATPEMAQEVHRFIRNRIRTNHGDATADNLSILYGGSMNAANAAGLLKQPDIDGGLIGGASLKVEDFTQIVKSA from the coding sequence ATGAGATTGACAATAATAGCCGGCAACTGGAAGATGAACAAAACCAATGCCGAGGCGGCGGAGCTGGTCCGCGGATTGGTTAAGAGTCTCGGCGGGGGCGAACATCCCCGGGTGGTAATTTGCCCGCCCTATACCGCTCTGAGCGAAACGGCCCAATTGCTCAAAGGGAGTCGGATATATCTTGGGGCACAAAATATGTATTTTAAGGAAACAGGGGCATTTACGGGCGAAATTGGCCCTTTGATGCTCTTGACAATCGGAGTAAAGTATATTATTTTGGGCCACTCGGAAAGAAGGGAATATTTTTCCGAGACCGATGCGATTGTAAATGAGAAGGTTAAGCTGGCTGTCAAAAGCGGGCTTGGCCCGATTGTTTGTATCGGTGAGAAGCTTGAAGAACGCGAAAAAGGCAAGACTGAGGAGGTCATTGGCAGACAGGTAGATGGCTCGCTGGACGGTTTGACGGCCGGAGATATGAAACAGGTCGTAATCGCCTATGAGCCGGTCTGGGCAATCGGAACCGGTAAAACAGCCACCCCGGAAATGGCGCAGGAAGTTCATCGCTTTATCAGGAATAGGATAAGGACGAATCACGGGGATGCCACGGCCGATAATTTATCGATACTTTACGGCGGTTCCATGAACGCCGCCAATGCCGCCGGGTTGCTGAAACAGCCCGATATCGACGGCGGCTTGATCGGCGGAGCCAGCCTGAAGGTTGAGGATTTTACGCAAATAGTCAAATCTGCATAG
- the pgk gene encoding phosphoglycerate kinase, producing the protein MNKLTVSNINFKGKRVLIRVDFNVPLDSQQHITDDRRIVASLPTINRIINDGGRLILCSHLGRPKGKVVPEMSLKPAAARLSELLGKEVMFAPDCVGDMVASMADALGEGDVMLLENLRFHPEETDNDPGFSGQLAKLADVYVNDAFGSAHRAHASTEGVTKYFDTCAAGLLMEKELEYLGNALFAPRRPFVAILGGAKISGKIDVIENLMTKVDSIIIGGGMVFTFLKAMGKEIGDSLLEADKLGLAGEILKKAVAKKVRLIFPTDFAVAADVNDSRVTVVSADKIPAGMKGLDIGPDSIKQFSVELKNAKTVVWNGPMGVFEVEKFAAGTYGIARILADITAKGAVTVVGGGDSASAVSKCGLDDKLTHISTGGGASLEFLEGKILPGVAALTDAK; encoded by the coding sequence ATGAATAAATTGACGGTGTCAAATATAAACTTCAAAGGCAAAAGAGTCCTCATCAGAGTTGATTTCAATGTCCCGCTGGACAGCCAACAGCATATTACCGATGATCGCCGTATCGTCGCGTCACTGCCGACCATCAATCGCATCATCAATGACGGCGGTCGGCTTATCCTGTGCAGCCATCTGGGACGACCCAAAGGCAAAGTGGTTCCCGAAATGTCGCTCAAACCGGCGGCTGCCAGACTTTCGGAACTTCTGGGGAAAGAGGTTATGTTCGCACCCGACTGTGTCGGCGATATGGTGGCAAGCATGGCCGATGCTCTTGGAGAGGGCGATGTCATGCTGCTTGAAAATCTCCGTTTCCATCCTGAGGAAACCGACAATGATCCCGGTTTTTCCGGGCAACTGGCCAAGCTGGCCGATGTATATGTCAACGATGCTTTTGGCTCGGCTCATCGTGCCCATGCCTCAACTGAAGGTGTCACCAAATATTTTGATACCTGCGCCGCCGGACTGCTGATGGAAAAGGAACTGGAATACCTGGGCAATGCCCTGTTCGCTCCCAGGCGGCCCTTTGTGGCCATTCTGGGTGGCGCCAAGATATCGGGCAAGATCGATGTGATTGAAAACCTGATGACTAAGGTGGACAGCATCATTATCGGCGGCGGCATGGTTTTCACGTTTCTGAAAGCAATGGGAAAGGAAATCGGGGATTCGCTTCTCGAAGCCGACAAGCTTGGTCTGGCCGGAGAAATATTGAAAAAAGCGGTTGCGAAAAAGGTCCGCCTGATTTTCCCGACCGATTTTGCGGTCGCGGCGGATGTAAATGACAGCAGAGTCACGGTCGTCTCAGCCGACAAGATACCGGCCGGGATGAAGGGCCTCGATATCGGGCCGGACTCGATTAAACAGTTCTCGGTCGAGTTGAAAAACGCCAAGACGGTGGTCTGGAATGGGCCGATGGGCGTTTTCGAAGTCGAGAAATTTGCCGCCGGGACCTATGGTATTGCCCGAATTCTGGCCGATATCACAGCCAAGGGAGCGGTGACGGTTGTCGGAGGCGGCGATTCGGCTTCAGCCGTGAGCAAATGCGGCCTTGATGACAAATTGACACATATTTCTACCGGGGGCGGAGCTTCGCTTGAGTTTCTCGAAGGTAAGATTCTTCCGGGTGTTGCCGCGCTGACCGATGCCAAATAA
- the gap gene encoding type I glyceraldehyde-3-phosphate dehydrogenase has translation MAIKVGINGFGRIGRLVFRAAQKSKIEIVGINDITDAATLAHLLKYDSIHGKFKGEVGYSDNRLVVDGKEIPVMAERDPASLPWKVLGAEIVVESTGLFKDKESAGKHIHAGAKKVLISAPAKKHDGTFVMGVNDKDYDKNKHHVISIGSCTTNCLAPITKVLLDNFGIEKGFMTTIHSYTNDQKILDLPHKDLRRARAAALSMIPTTTGAAKAISEVLPATKGKLDGCAIRVPTPDASLVDLAVIMEKEATVEQINAAMKKAADGPMKGFLEYTEEPIVSVDIIGNPHSSVFDSQLTMASGNFAKVFSWYDNEWGFSCRMIDMLAKML, from the coding sequence ATGGCAATCAAAGTAGGTATTAACGGATTTGGGAGAATCGGACGTCTGGTTTTTCGAGCCGCCCAGAAATCAAAAATAGAAATTGTCGGCATCAATGATATCACAGATGCCGCGACGTTGGCGCATTTGTTAAAATATGATTCTATCCATGGCAAATTTAAGGGCGAAGTCGGTTATTCCGACAACCGCCTGGTCGTGGACGGTAAAGAAATTCCAGTCATGGCGGAGCGTGATCCGGCCAGTCTGCCCTGGAAGGTGCTTGGTGCCGAAATCGTGGTGGAATCGACCGGCCTATTCAAAGATAAGGAATCAGCCGGCAAACATATCCATGCCGGTGCCAAGAAAGTGCTTATTTCGGCGCCCGCCAAGAAGCATGACGGTACTTTTGTCATGGGTGTCAATGATAAGGATTACGATAAAAACAAGCATCATGTCATTTCGATCGGAAGCTGCACCACCAACTGCCTCGCGCCGATAACCAAAGTTTTGCTGGATAATTTCGGGATCGAAAAGGGGTTTATGACGACCATCCACTCCTATACCAATGATCAGAAAATTCTCGATCTCCCGCATAAGGATCTTCGCCGCGCCCGGGCGGCCGCCTTATCCATGATTCCGACCACCACCGGCGCCGCCAAAGCGATCTCGGAAGTTCTTCCGGCCACGAAAGGCAAGCTGGATGGCTGCGCCATTCGTGTTCCGACCCCTGATGCATCTCTGGTGGATCTGGCCGTCATCATGGAAAAAGAAGCCACCGTCGAGCAAATTAATGCCGCCATGAAAAAAGCCGCCGACGGGCCGATGAAGGGATTTCTTGAGTACACCGAAGAACCGATCGTTTCGGTTGATATTATAGGCAATCCGCACAGCTCTGTTTTCGACTCCCAATTGACCATGGCCAGCGGCAACTTTGCGAAAGTTTTCTCATGGTATGACAACGAATGGGGCTTCTCCTGCCGCATGATTGACATGCTGGCGAAGATGTTATAA